Proteins encoded in a region of the Bacteroidota bacterium genome:
- the pdxA gene encoding 4-hydroxythreonine-4-phosphate dehydrogenase PdxA → MSDEKIKVGISQGDINGIGLEVILKTLMEPGITEICTPVLFSSQKTVSYHRKALNLDEFNFNPIRDFSQFNNKKVNVFVCYEEEVNIEIGKATELSGKYALNSLEKATQALLNNQVDVLVTGPIHKHNIQSAEFNFPGHTEYLGAKLGGEPLMLLTSDDLKVAVVTGHVPLKDVASKISSDKVYQKINQLYKSLKEDFGIRKPKIAVLGLNPHAGDNGVIGVEDKELIAPAVQKALDENKLVYGPYSADGFFGKGLQSQFDAVLAMYHDQGLIPFKTLAFNSGVNFTAGLNYVRTSPDHGTGYDIAGKNLADESSFKKAIYTAIDIYKNRKLYQEINANPLQHTTIKKER, encoded by the coding sequence ATGTCAGACGAAAAAATAAAGGTTGGAATTTCTCAAGGAGACATCAATGGCATTGGCCTTGAAGTTATCTTAAAAACGTTAATGGAACCCGGAATTACAGAAATATGTACGCCCGTTTTATTTAGCTCTCAAAAAACAGTGTCTTATCACCGTAAGGCACTCAATCTTGATGAGTTTAATTTCAATCCTATTCGCGACTTCAGTCAGTTTAACAACAAAAAAGTAAATGTTTTTGTTTGCTACGAAGAAGAGGTAAATATTGAGATTGGTAAAGCCACTGAGTTGAGCGGAAAATATGCGCTTAATTCTTTAGAGAAAGCAACGCAGGCTTTATTAAACAACCAAGTGGATGTTTTAGTAACCGGACCAATTCACAAACACAACATTCAAAGTGCTGAATTTAATTTTCCGGGACATACAGAATACTTAGGTGCAAAATTGGGTGGCGAGCCTTTAATGCTTTTAACTTCTGATGATTTAAAGGTGGCTGTTGTTACCGGACATGTTCCTTTAAAAGATGTAGCCTCAAAAATTTCAAGTGATAAAGTTTACCAAAAAATTAATCAGCTCTATAAATCTTTAAAAGAAGATTTTGGAATACGAAAACCTAAAATCGCCGTATTAGGATTAAATCCACATGCCGGCGATAATGGTGTGATTGGTGTTGAAGATAAAGAATTAATAGCGCCCGCAGTTCAAAAAGCATTAGATGAAAATAAATTGGTTTATGGTCCTTACTCTGCCGACGGATTTTTTGGAAAAGGTTTGCAATCACAATTTGATGCTGTGCTTGCGATGTATCACGATCAAGGATTAATTCCATTCAAAACTTTAGCATTTAATAGTGGTGTCAATTTTACTGCAGGCTTAAATTATGTTAGAACCAGTCCTGATCACGGAACAGGTTATGATATTGCAGGAAAAAACCTGGCAGACGAGTCATCTTTTAAAAAGGCTATCTATACAGCTATTGATATTTATAAGAACAGAAAACTTTACCAGGAAATTAACGCCAATCCTTTACAGCATACGACTATTAAAAAGGAAAGATAG
- the hisC gene encoding histidinol-phosphate transaminase, with protein sequence MEFNLDTITRTNIKNLKPYSSARSEFKGKEGIFLDANENSFGSPLDANYNRYPDPLQLDVKEKLGKIKGLPIQNIFLGNGSDEAIDILFRAFCNPGVDNIIICPPTYGMYEVSANINDVKIKRVPLTSEEFQLDTENILKAIDNNTKLIFICCPNNPTGNGVKWEAIKKILENFSGLVIIDEAYINFARYRSLIPELLNYPNLVILQTLSKAWGLAGLRVGMAFASEPIIDIFNRIKPPYNINIASQKLVLEALNNTDKINAWIKETVEERDKLSAELAMLPFIIKVYPSDANFILVKTNDPLAIYNYLVTKKIIIRDRSKVELCEGCLRITVGTKEENRKLIDTLKEISN encoded by the coding sequence ATGGAATTCAATTTAGATACTATTACAAGAACAAACATAAAAAACCTTAAGCCTTATTCATCAGCACGCAGCGAGTTTAAAGGCAAAGAAGGAATATTTTTAGATGCTAACGAGAATTCATTTGGTTCTCCATTGGACGCTAACTACAATCGTTACCCCGACCCGTTGCAATTAGATGTAAAAGAAAAACTGGGTAAAATAAAAGGTTTACCTATTCAGAACATTTTTCTTGGCAATGGCAGTGATGAAGCGATTGATATTTTATTCAGGGCGTTTTGTAATCCCGGAGTAGATAACATCATTATTTGTCCGCCTACTTATGGCATGTATGAAGTGTCGGCAAATATCAACGATGTAAAAATTAAAAGAGTTCCGTTAACATCTGAAGAATTTCAATTAGACACAGAAAACATCTTAAAGGCAATCGACAACAACACTAAATTAATTTTCATCTGTTGTCCGAACAACCCTACAGGGAACGGTGTAAAATGGGAAGCCATTAAAAAAATACTTGAGAATTTTTCAGGACTAGTCATTATTGATGAAGCTTACATCAACTTCGCCAGATACAGAAGTCTGATTCCCGAACTTTTAAATTATCCTAACCTGGTTATTCTACAAACCTTATCCAAAGCATGGGGACTTGCAGGATTACGTGTAGGAATGGCGTTTGCTTCTGAACCCATTATCGATATTTTTAACCGCATAAAACCTCCCTATAACATTAACATCGCTTCGCAAAAATTAGTTTTAGAAGCCTTAAACAATACAGACAAAATTAATGCTTGGATAAAAGAAACCGTTGAAGAGCGAGATAAACTCAGCGCTGAACTAGCTATGCTTCCTTTTATCATTAAAGTATACCCGAGCGATGCAAATTTCATACTGGTTAAAACAAACGATCCTTTGGCAATTTACAATTACCTTGTAACTAAGAAAATCATCATACGCGACAGAAGCAAAGTAGAATTATGTGAAGGATGTTTACGTATTACTGTTGGAACTAAAGAAGAGAATAGAAAATTAATTGATACACTTAAAGAAATTAGTAATTAG
- a CDS encoding four helix bundle protein, translated as MSKYLHKTNYGKNKTFKELIVWQKSHKLVLEIYRTTKSYPKEEVYALTSQIRRASVSIAANISEGYKKKTKASKLNFLNISEGSLEEVKYYILLSKDLEYITEKEYDNLENMCNEVGRLINGYSIGVSKNN; from the coding sequence ATCAGTAAATATTTACACAAAACAAATTATGGAAAAAACAAGACATTTAAGGAACTAATCGTGTGGCAAAAGAGTCACAAACTAGTATTAGAAATATACAGAACAACAAAGAGCTATCCAAAAGAAGAAGTTTATGCACTTACTAGTCAAATCAGACGTGCATCTGTTTCAATAGCTGCTAACATTTCTGAAGGTTATAAAAAGAAAACTAAAGCTAGCAAATTGAATTTTCTGAATATTTCAGAAGGGTCATTGGAAGAAGTAAAGTACTATATACTCTTGTCAAAAGATCTGGAATACATTACAGAAAAAGAATATGATAATTTAGAAAACATGTGTAATGAGGTCGGCAGGTTGATAAACGGATACTCCATTGGTGTTTCCAAAAACAACTAA
- a CDS encoding ATP phosphoribosyltransferase, which translates to MKLKIAIQKSGRLSEDSLRLLKECGIDINNGLNKLKTEAYNFPLEIYFLRDDDIPQYIEDGVADIGIVGENVLLEKNKQVKTVDKLGFGKCRLSLAIPKDKNYKSIKDLNGLRIATSYSNILSKFLKQNKVKAEIHEISGSVEIAPSIGLADAICDLVSSGSTLLSNGLKEVEVILRSESVLIANKKLSKEKTELLNKLLFRIKALRSAKNNKYILLNAPNNKLDAICKILPGMKSPTILPLADKGWSSVHSVVEENQFWDIIEKLKANGAQGILVVPIEKMIL; encoded by the coding sequence ATGAAACTAAAAATTGCCATACAAAAATCAGGACGACTTAGCGAAGACTCATTGCGTCTTCTAAAGGAATGCGGCATCGATATTAATAACGGCTTAAACAAATTGAAAACCGAAGCTTATAATTTTCCGCTAGAAATTTATTTCTTACGTGATGATGATATTCCGCAATACATTGAGGACGGTGTTGCTGATATCGGTATCGTTGGTGAAAATGTTTTACTGGAAAAAAACAAACAGGTTAAAACAGTAGACAAATTAGGATTTGGTAAATGCCGCTTGTCTCTGGCAATTCCAAAGGATAAAAATTACAAATCAATTAAAGATTTAAACGGTTTGCGTATTGCTACCTCCTACTCTAACATACTTTCAAAATTCCTTAAACAAAATAAAGTAAAGGCTGAAATTCACGAAATCAGCGGAAGCGTTGAAATTGCACCAAGCATTGGATTAGCTGATGCCATTTGTGATTTAGTAAGTTCAGGAAGTACACTTTTAAGTAACGGATTAAAGGAAGTTGAAGTCATATTGAGATCAGAATCGGTTTTAATTGCCAACAAAAAATTAAGCAAAGAGAAAACAGAATTACTGAATAAATTATTGTTCCGTATTAAAGCATTAAGATCAGCTAAAAACAACAAATACATTTTATTAAATGCTCCAAATAACAAACTGGATGCCATTTGTAAAATATTACCGGGAATGAAAAGTCCGACTATTTTGCCTTTAGCCGACAAAGGCTGGAGTTCAGTGCACTCTGTCGTAGAAGAGAATCAGTTTTGGGATATAATTGAAAAATTAAAAGCGAATGGCGCGCAGGGAATTTTAGTTGTACCAATTGAAAAAATGATTTTATAA
- the hisD gene encoding histidinol dehydrogenase: protein MITINYPDKSTWKEILKRPALDSTSLETTVKSILADIKSNGDSAVKKYALQFDKANLNAFEVNQNEIKSAETKLSTELKNAIQNAKNNIEKFHSAQKEETQQIETTSGVNCWRKSVGIEKVGLYIPGGSAPLFSTVLMLGVPAKLAGCKEIILCTPSDSNGNINPAILFAAQLVGVTKIFKVGGVQAIAAMAYGTESIPQVYKIFGPGNQYVTCAKQLINKEGVAIDMPAGPSEVAVIADETCVPAFVAADLLSQAEHGADSQVILVSNSENVIKKVNEELELQLKALSRNTIAEKALQNSKAILVNSLEEGLELLNEYASEHLIIACSNADELAGIVVNAGSVFIGNYSCESAGDYASGTNHTLPTNGYAKAYSGVSLDSFVKKITFQKLSKEGINTIGKTIELMAEAEGLDAHKNAVSIRLKY from the coding sequence ATGATTACAATTAATTATCCGGATAAATCCACTTGGAAAGAAATATTAAAGCGTCCTGCGCTTGATTCAACTTCATTGGAAACTACTGTTAAATCCATTTTAGCAGACATCAAATCAAATGGGGATAGCGCGGTGAAGAAATATGCCTTACAGTTTGATAAGGCCAATTTAAATGCATTTGAAGTAAATCAGAATGAAATTAAGTCGGCTGAAACAAAACTAAGTACTGAATTAAAGAACGCCATTCAAAATGCCAAAAACAATATTGAGAAATTTCACTCTGCTCAAAAAGAAGAAACACAGCAAATAGAAACAACTAGCGGCGTAAATTGCTGGCGAAAATCTGTGGGCATTGAAAAAGTAGGATTATATATACCCGGCGGTTCTGCTCCACTCTTCTCTACTGTGTTGATGTTGGGGGTTCCGGCTAAACTGGCGGGCTGCAAAGAAATTATTTTATGTACTCCTTCTGATTCGAATGGAAATATTAATCCTGCTATATTATTTGCAGCACAATTAGTAGGTGTTACCAAAATATTTAAAGTTGGCGGTGTGCAAGCTATTGCCGCAATGGCCTATGGTACCGAAAGCATTCCACAGGTTTACAAAATTTTTGGACCGGGTAATCAATATGTAACTTGTGCTAAACAACTCATTAATAAAGAAGGTGTAGCTATTGATATGCCGGCCGGACCATCAGAAGTAGCTGTTATTGCAGATGAAACTTGTGTGCCTGCGTTTGTAGCGGCTGATTTGCTATCACAGGCAGAACACGGAGCAGACAGTCAGGTTATTTTAGTAAGCAATTCTGAAAATGTAATCAAAAAAGTAAATGAGGAATTAGAGCTGCAATTAAAAGCACTTAGCAGAAATACTATTGCTGAAAAAGCTTTACAAAACAGCAAAGCCATTCTTGTCAATTCATTAGAAGAAGGATTGGAATTGCTAAACGAATATGCTTCAGAGCATTTAATTATTGCTTGTAGTAATGCAGATGAATTAGCAGGAATAGTAGTAAATGCAGGATCTGTTTTTATTGGCAATTACTCCTGTGAAAGTGCTGGTGATTATGCCTCCGGAACAAATCACACTTTGCCAACCAATGGATATGCGAAAGCCTATAGCGGTGTTTCTTTAGACAGTTTTGTAAAGAAAATTACTTTCCAGAAATTAAGCAAAGAAGGAATCAACACAATTGGAAAAACCATCGAGTTAATGGCAGAAGCAGAAGGACTTGATGCGCACAAAAATGCAGTTTCAATCAGATTAAAGTATTAA
- the metX gene encoding homoserine O-acetyltransferase, translated as MSTSVYKYNKVFQLEGGASLPGLEIAYNTYGTLNKEKNNVIWVSHALTANSDVFDWWKGLFGENDFYNPKEHFIVCANNLGSCYGTTGPLSINPDTNQSWFSYFPHITTRDQARLLDVLREHLGINKIQTLIGGSQGAQIAQEWSLLKPELVENLILIATNAKHSPWGVAFNESQRLAVKADRTYYSNTEDGGQKGLAAARSIALLSYRNYHTYHNTQQETNHNKINDFASSSYQRYQGEKLVKRFNAYSYVRLSEAMDAHNVARNRSETPEHALSTIKSKTLVVAISSDLLFPPSEQEFLAKHIPNAQFKTIDSFYGHDGFLLETKQLTELLKEFYSSTTKKNKQLLTLI; from the coding sequence ATGAGCACATCTGTTTATAAATACAATAAAGTATTTCAGTTAGAAGGAGGAGCTTCACTTCCCGGATTGGAGATTGCCTACAACACCTATGGCACTTTAAACAAAGAAAAAAATAATGTCATTTGGGTTAGTCATGCGCTCACTGCCAACAGCGACGTGTTTGATTGGTGGAAAGGATTATTCGGTGAAAATGATTTCTATAATCCCAAAGAACATTTCATTGTTTGTGCAAACAACTTGGGTTCATGCTATGGCACAACCGGTCCTTTAAGTATAAATCCTGATACCAATCAATCCTGGTTTAGTTATTTCCCACACATCACTACCCGCGATCAGGCAAGATTGCTGGATGTTTTACGCGAACATTTGGGAATAAATAAAATACAAACTTTAATTGGTGGATCTCAAGGTGCACAAATTGCGCAAGAGTGGAGTTTATTAAAACCGGAACTGGTTGAAAATTTAATTTTAATTGCTACCAATGCTAAACATTCTCCATGGGGAGTAGCTTTTAATGAATCGCAACGCTTAGCGGTGAAAGCCGATAGAACTTACTATTCGAACACCGAAGACGGCGGACAAAAAGGATTAGCAGCCGCAAGAAGTATTGCTTTGTTGAGTTACCGTAATTATCACACCTATCATAATACACAGCAAGAAACAAATCATAACAAAATAAACGATTTTGCTTCTTCATCGTATCAGCGTTACCAGGGTGAAAAATTAGTGAAACGATTTAATGCTTACTCATATGTGCGTTTATCCGAAGCAATGGATGCGCATAACGTTGCGCGCAACAGAAGCGAAACGCCCGAGCATGCTTTAAGCACCATTAAATCCAAAACATTGGTTGTTGCCATCAGCTCCGACTTGCTATTTCCTCCAAGCGAGCAGGAATTTTTGGCAAAACATATACCGAACGCGCAATTTAAAACCATTGATTCATTTTACGGACACGATGGATTTTTACTGGAAACAAAACAATTAACAGAATTACTAAAGGAATTTTACTCTAGTACAACAAAAAAGAACAAACAACTATTAACCTTAATTTAA
- a CDS encoding homoserine dehydrogenase has product MAKNLKIGLFGFGCVGQGLYHVLNNSKGFKADIVKIAVKNKSKDRPLDKGVFTFDKFEILDNPEIDVIVELIDDADEAYNIVKYALSKGKHVVTANKKMVAQHLQELYNLQHEKNVSFLYEASSCGSIPIIRTLEEYFDNEQIQKVSGIFNGTTNYILTKTISEKLSYEAALKQAQEKGFAESDPTNDVEGFDAKFKAIIIALHAFGVFAKPEDVLNIGITTLSDYDINYAAEKSYKIKLIPTVTKVADDKVSIFVLPKYVNNNNHLFSVDNEFNGVIVDGEFSGEQFLKGRGAGGHPTGAAVLSDISALSYGYKYEYKKQKQNPKIQFTNDVTLKIYLRYNNEEELKNFVFDSINEQYTGGEYHYVIGVIKLAALIKNKEFILKNKLFVASVGDDIKLIGKSENINESAKKQVAFA; this is encoded by the coding sequence ATGGCAAAGAATTTAAAAATAGGATTATTCGGATTTGGCTGTGTTGGTCAGGGATTATACCACGTATTAAACAACAGCAAGGGATTCAAAGCGGATATTGTAAAAATTGCAGTTAAGAACAAATCGAAAGATCGTCCCTTAGATAAAGGCGTTTTCACCTTTGATAAGTTTGAGATATTAGACAATCCTGAAATCGACGTAATAGTTGAATTAATTGACGATGCAGATGAAGCTTACAATATAGTTAAGTACGCTCTGAGCAAAGGCAAACATGTGGTTACGGCCAATAAAAAAATGGTAGCGCAGCATTTACAGGAATTGTACAATCTGCAACATGAGAAAAACGTTTCGTTCTTATATGAAGCATCCAGCTGTGGAAGTATTCCTATCATCCGAACATTGGAGGAATATTTCGATAACGAACAAATTCAAAAAGTGAGCGGCATTTTTAATGGAACCACGAATTACATCCTTACAAAAACGATTTCAGAAAAACTATCCTATGAAGCAGCTTTAAAACAAGCCCAGGAAAAAGGATTTGCTGAAAGCGATCCAACTAATGATGTGGAAGGTTTTGATGCAAAATTCAAAGCCATCATTATTGCCTTACACGCCTTTGGTGTTTTTGCGAAACCGGAAGACGTATTGAATATCGGCATCACCACATTAAGCGATTATGACATCAATTATGCAGCCGAAAAAAGCTACAAGATTAAATTAATTCCAACTGTAACTAAGGTTGCTGATGATAAGGTGAGCATTTTTGTTCTTCCTAAATATGTTAACAACAACAATCATTTGTTTAGTGTGGATAATGAATTTAATGGTGTGATTGTTGACGGAGAATTTTCTGGAGAACAGTTCCTGAAAGGTCGCGGTGCAGGCGGACACCCAACAGGAGCTGCTGTATTATCCGACATTTCCGCGTTGTCATATGGTTATAAATACGAGTACAAAAAGCAAAAACAAAATCCAAAAATTCAGTTCACTAACGATGTTACACTAAAAATTTACTTAAGGTATAATAACGAGGAGGAACTAAAGAATTTTGTATTTGACAGCATCAACGAACAATACACAGGCGGAGAATATCATTATGTTATTGGCGTGATTAAACTTGCCGCACTTATAAAAAACAAGGAATTCATTTTGAAGAATAAACTCTTTGTAGCTTCCGTTGGTGATGACATCAAATTAATTGGCAAATCTGAAAACATAAATGAGTCTGCTAAAAAACAAGTTGCTTTTGCTTAA
- a CDS encoding four helix bundle protein, protein MKTQRFEELIVWQKAHALVLEIYKLSKDSPKEETYGITSQVRRSSVSVAANISEGYRKKGKADKLRFLNIAEGSLDETKYYLILIRDLKFIKNEYDKLFELSEEVSKLLNAYSIAIRNSINK, encoded by the coding sequence ATGAAAACACAGAGATTTGAAGAACTTATAGTATGGCAAAAAGCACATGCTTTGGTTTTAGAAATTTACAAACTATCTAAAGACTCCCCTAAAGAAGAAACCTATGGAATTACTTCTCAGGTAAGAAGATCCTCTGTTTCTGTTGCGGCCAATATTTCAGAGGGCTACAGAAAAAAAGGTAAAGCTGACAAGCTAAGATTTTTAAATATTGCTGAAGGCTCACTTGATGAAACAAAATATTATTTAATATTAATACGTGACTTGAAATTTATAAAAAACGAATACGATAAATTATTTGAACTGAGTGAAGAAGTATCAAAATTACTTAATGCATATTCAATAGCTATTCGTAATTCAATTAACAAATAA
- the hisB gene encoding bifunctional histidinol-phosphatase/imidazoleglycerol-phosphate dehydratase HisB yields MKKVLFIDRDGTLIWEPPDTFQIDSFEKLKFLPGVFTWLGKIAKELDYELVMVTNQDGLGTDSFPENTFWPVQNFMVESLANEGIVFSDVCIDRSFEFENKPTRKPNTGMLTKYVDGSYDLQNSIVIGDRLTDIKLAANLKCKAILIKNNDIPQGHEAIEAIVENWEQIYNLLKLPPRIAEHSRKTNETDINIKLNFDGTGKANIDTGLNFFNHMLEQIARHGSIDLTIKAKGDLHIDEHHTIEDIGIALGEAFTKAIGNKKGIERYGFCLPMDDCLAQVAIDFGGRNWIEWDAKFNREKVGDMPTEMFFHFFKSFSDASKCNLNIKAEGENEHHKIEAIFKSFAKAVKFALKRDPERMELPSTKGLL; encoded by the coding sequence ATGAAAAAAGTATTATTTATTGACCGCGATGGAACTTTAATTTGGGAACCACCGGATACTTTTCAAATTGACAGTTTCGAAAAATTAAAATTCCTGCCTGGCGTATTCACCTGGCTGGGTAAAATTGCAAAGGAACTGGATTATGAACTGGTAATGGTAACCAATCAGGATGGATTAGGAACAGATTCTTTTCCCGAAAACACCTTTTGGCCGGTTCAGAATTTTATGGTTGAAAGTTTAGCCAACGAAGGCATTGTTTTTTCTGATGTCTGCATCGACCGCTCATTTGAGTTTGAAAATAAACCTACGCGCAAACCTAACACAGGTATGCTCACGAAATACGTGGACGGTTCATACGATTTACAAAACTCCATTGTAATTGGCGACCGACTCACCGATATTAAATTGGCAGCAAATCTTAAATGCAAAGCCATACTCATAAAAAATAACGACATTCCACAAGGTCACGAAGCAATAGAAGCCATTGTGGAGAACTGGGAACAGATTTACAACCTTCTGAAACTTCCTCCGAGGATTGCAGAACACTCCCGCAAAACAAACGAAACCGATATTAATATTAAACTCAATTTTGACGGAACCGGAAAAGCAAATATTGATACCGGCCTGAATTTCTTTAATCACATGCTGGAACAAATTGCACGCCATGGTTCAATTGATTTAACCATAAAAGCGAAAGGCGATTTGCACATTGACGAGCACCACACCATTGAAGATATTGGTATTGCTCTTGGTGAAGCCTTCACAAAAGCCATTGGCAATAAAAAAGGAATTGAACGCTATGGTTTTTGTTTGCCGATGGATGATTGCTTAGCACAGGTGGCTATTGATTTTGGCGGAAGAAACTGGATTGAATGGGACGCAAAATTCAATAGGGAAAAAGTTGGTGACATGCCAACAGAAATGTTTTTTCACTTTTTCAAATCCTTTAGTGATGCGTCAAAATGCAACTTAAATATTAAAGCAGAAGGCGAAAATGAGCACCATAAGATTGAAGCGATATTTAAATCGTTTGCCAAGGCGGTGAAATTTGCTTTAAAGAGGGATCCGGAGAGAATGGAATTACCTTCTACTAAGGGGCTTCTGTGA
- a CDS encoding SGNH/GDSL hydrolase family protein, producing the protein MKYISIVLLTFIFCSFIMQSKKKIRYVALGDSYTICTGAKPSEAWPVLLSKHLKDAGIDIELIANPSANGFSTQNLIDYELSVFEESKANFVTLLIGVNDWVRNVDKQTYTKNLQFILDKVQAKLEDKSKILLITIPDFGVTPEGKNYGNGRNISEGINEFNTIIKTEAAKRKLPVVDIFKLSKEMGNKPDLVAADGLHPSAKEYTEWEKLIFPAAKSLLEK; encoded by the coding sequence TTGAAATACATATCTATTGTTTTACTTACTTTTATTTTCTGCTCATTCATCATGCAGTCGAAAAAGAAAATAAGATATGTGGCGCTGGGCGATTCGTATACAATTTGTACAGGGGCAAAACCGAGTGAAGCATGGCCGGTTCTGTTGAGCAAACATTTGAAGGATGCGGGAATTGACATTGAGCTTATAGCCAACCCATCCGCGAATGGATTCAGCACTCAAAATCTTATTGACTATGAGCTTTCTGTTTTTGAAGAATCAAAAGCAAATTTTGTCACTTTACTTATTGGAGTAAATGATTGGGTGAGAAACGTAGACAAACAAACGTATACCAAAAATCTTCAATTCATCTTAGATAAAGTTCAGGCGAAACTAGAGGATAAATCAAAAATTCTACTGATAACTATTCCTGACTTTGGTGTGACGCCCGAGGGTAAAAATTATGGAAACGGGCGGAACATTTCTGAAGGCATCAATGAATTTAACACGATTATCAAAACGGAAGCTGCAAAGCGAAAACTTCCGGTAGTGGATATTTTCAAACTATCTAAGGAAATGGGGAATAAGCCTGATCTAGTGGCTGCTGATGGACTACACCCAAGCGCTAAAGAGTATACCGAATGGGAAAAACTCATTTTTCCGGCTGCTAAATCGCTTTTAGAAAAATAA
- the hisH gene encoding imidazole glycerol phosphate synthase subunit HisH, with product MKIVIIKYNAGNIQSVKFALNRLGIEPIVSDNVNDILSADKVIFPGVGEASSAMNYLKEKQLDQVIKQLKQPVLGICLGMQLLCKHSEEGDTNCIGIFDAEIKKFNFGKDSELKVPQIGWNKIFNLKSDLFKGIKEKDYMYFVHGYYANLCNDTISVTDYGINYSSTLNKNNFFGVQFHPEKSAEVGEILLANFIKM from the coding sequence ATGAAAATAGTAATAATAAAATATAACGCGGGAAATATACAGTCGGTGAAGTTTGCCTTAAACCGATTAGGCATAGAGCCGATTGTATCCGATAATGTGAACGATATACTTTCTGCCGATAAAGTTATTTTTCCGGGTGTAGGTGAAGCCTCAAGCGCCATGAATTATTTGAAAGAGAAACAACTTGATCAGGTTATTAAACAACTTAAACAACCTGTATTAGGAATTTGTCTTGGTATGCAATTATTGTGTAAACATTCGGAAGAAGGTGATACCAATTGCATAGGGATATTTGATGCTGAAATTAAAAAATTTAACTTTGGAAAAGATAGCGAATTAAAAGTGCCGCAAATCGGCTGGAATAAAATTTTTAATCTCAAATCTGATTTGTTTAAAGGAATAAAAGAAAAAGATTACATGTATTTTGTTCACGGATACTATGCCAATTTATGCAATGACACTATCTCCGTTACAGATTACGGAATAAATTACTCGAGCACTTTAAATAAAAATAATTTTTTTGGTGTTCAGTTTCATCCCGAAAAATCGGCCGAAGTCGGTGAAATATTATTAGCAAACTTTATAAAAATGTAA
- the hisA gene encoding 1-(5-phosphoribosyl)-5-[(5-phosphoribosylamino)methylideneamino]imidazole-4-carboxamide isomerase yields MDIIPAIDLIDGKCVRLTQGDYDKKTIYNENPLEVAKQFEDIGIKRLHLVDLDGAKKGEIVNLKVLETIASNTGLVIDFGGGIKSEQSLESVFTAGANLATIGSLAVKEPEVFFSWIEKYGAGKIMLGADVSNNKIAIGGWLKTTDIDVIDFIKINFYKGIKNIFCTDISKDGMLQGPALDLYMNIMKEIQDLKIIASGGVSNMKDVLALKKIGCGGVIVGKAIYEQRITMKEITEFNLRSSAKSAGN; encoded by the coding sequence ATGGATATAATTCCTGCAATAGATTTAATAGATGGAAAATGCGTACGACTTACCCAAGGCGATTACGACAAGAAAACCATTTACAATGAAAACCCTTTGGAAGTTGCTAAACAGTTTGAAGACATTGGAATTAAACGATTACACTTGGTGGATTTAGATGGTGCCAAAAAAGGAGAAATAGTTAATCTGAAAGTTCTCGAAACAATTGCTTCCAATACCGGGCTCGTAATTGATTTTGGCGGTGGTATTAAATCCGAACAATCGTTGGAGAGTGTATTTACTGCTGGTGCTAATCTTGCAACAATAGGAAGTCTGGCCGTAAAAGAACCTGAAGTGTTTTTTAGCTGGATTGAAAAATACGGTGCCGGCAAAATTATGCTTGGCGCGGATGTAAGCAATAATAAAATCGCGATTGGCGGATGGCTCAAGACTACAGACATTGATGTTATAGATTTTATTAAAATCAATTTTTACAAAGGCATAAAAAATATATTCTGTACCGATATATCAAAGGATGGCATGTTACAAGGACCAGCCTTAGACCTGTACATGAATATCATGAAAGAAATACAAGATTTAAAAATCATTGCATCCGGTGGAGTATCCAACATGAAAGATGTTTTAGCCTTGAAAAAAATAGGTTGTGGCGGTGTTATTGTAGGCAAAGCCATTTATGAGCAACGAATAACTATGAAAGAAATAACTGAATTTAATCTGCGATCATCCGCGAAATCTGCGGGAAATTAA